GAGCTCTTCGCCGACACCACCACAGCCAGCAACCCCACGCGCcccagcaccaacagccactcctccgagcacgtctactccgacgccagctcgtgttgagcgcagcccggtggagttcgctactccgctctcccacgacggggagcgcatcgacgcgtaccacgacggcgagcagctacggtaccgtacgatggaggatcttcttggcgaccagccggtgccgggactggtgcctcgcgacctggaggcgcagttgcaccttgcgtgcgacgacggtgagcctcggtctttcatagaggccgagaaacacgcggcatggcgtgccgcgaggcagtcggagatggacgcggttcagGAGAACCACACCTGGGAGCTTGTTGAtctccctcgtggtcaccgcgcgatcacccttaagtgggtgttcaagctgaagagggatgaagccggagccatcgtcaagcacaaggctcgcttggtggcacgcggtttcgtgcagcaggaggggatcgactacgacgatgccttcgctcccgtggcacggatggagtcCGTGCGACTCcttgcgctggctgctcaggaaggctggggcgtccatcacatggacgtcaagtcggcgtttctgaacggcgacttgaagaaggaggtctacgtgcaccagccGCCGGGATTTGTGATCcccggcaaggagggcaaggtgctacgcctgcacaaggccctctatggcttgcggcaggcaccgagggcgtggaatgccaagttggtttccacgctcaaggggatgggcttcgagcaaagcccgcacgaggcggccatctaccggcggggcaatggaggaaatgcctgctggtgggtgtctacgtcgacgacttggtgatcaccggcaccaaggatgcggaggtcgcggcgttcaaggaggagatgaaggccaccttccagatgagtgatctatggcctctctccttctacctggggatcgaggtgcaccaggacgactccgggatcacgcttcgacagaccgcctacaccaagcgcgtcgttgagttggctgggctcaccgattgcaacccagctctTACTCCAatggaggagagactgaagctgagccgcgatagcacgacggaggaagtggatgctacacagtaccggcgtcttgtagggagccttcgctacctcacccacacacggccggacttggccttctccgtcggctacgtcagtcggttcatgcagcgaccgacgacggagcaccagcatgctgtgaagaggatcatccgctacgttgcggggactctcgaccacggtctctactactcgaggtgtcctggcaaggcacacttcgtcgggtacagcgacagcgaccacgccggcgacatcgacaccagcaagagcacgagcgggattctcttcttcctcggcgagtgccTCGTTAGTTTGCAGTCggtcaagcagcaggtggtggccctgtccagctgcgaggccgagtatatggcggcctccgccgcttcgacccaggcgctctggcttgctcgactgcttagtgatctcctcggcagagaCACTGGAGCGGTGGAGCTCAGGGTGGATagcaagtccgctctggccctggcaaagaaccccgtttttcacgaacggagcaagcacatccgggtgaggtaccacttcatccgaagctacttggaggaagggagcatcaaggcgagctacatcaacaccaaggaccagcttgcggacttgctcaccaagcctcttgggaggatcaagttcctcgagctctgctccaggatcgggatggcccaacttccccacaagacgacgcacaagacttagggggagaatgctggataagtctttgtggtccttggtcgtgattcttctttttgcttttgggtagtttcaccttttcaggacaaCATCTACCCCTTTAGcatttttcagttgctaggacagctgcggttagtaggacagcagcagttagcatctcctttatgcctcctttatgctttattcagtttggatgccctctaggacagcatcccattcaaattttgaattttagactaggagtgtgcagcaataggctagcagccagctatggctatatatatatgtatccaacctccctcGGGTAGGTATGGCTTTTGagtttgtgaatgaagaaaaccagaaaattgccccactttgagtgccatcctcttcttaatgagagtaaccattgaagtTCTAACATATAGATGACTCCTTTggttctaatcaaacatttaatttatctcttcatttaagtcttgaatgcataaagactacaaataagaacaacttatttggaaaaactcaaatgtgaaatatgtctaacttttgtggatggagggagtaccaatcAATGAGGGAGAATGTTACTGTTCCATTGCAGGAATTATCTTTGTTTTCTTCCCCTTCTTTTTAGAATGAAATTGACAATGGCTAACTTGTTTATTTtgaatgttttttattttgattttgatttttttttttttttttgcaaaatggaTTCATGTGTACATGCATGTCATTGTGTTATGGCATGAACACATGTTTGTGGAGACCTTGGATATGTCGTAATGggattacattttttttttcatgtaggCCTTTTCCTTACCTATCTTGCGCTCTTCCTGATGGACGGGCATGGTCAACCTGCGCTGCTGTACCTTGTTCCATGTACATTAGGTAAGTATATGCATCGTTCCTTTAGCACACAATCATGGATTGTTTTTATTCTTTCCATATGACTCTTAAGTCATTGCAAGTGACGACTCCCATGTATTTCTCATTCCAGGGCTTATTGTTATACTTGGTTGGTTTAGAGGTGAACTTCATGATCTATGGAATTATGGTAGAAGTCAAACAGAAAATTTAGTCGACGAACCATAGAAGAATCTGCGGACAATTGAGATACTAATTGCCCAGTGGATCTCCTGGAACAATATCAGAAATGTACACAGTTTACTTTTTGCAAGAAAAGTTAGATGCAATGTGATTTGCTTACCTGCAGTATATAGTTTTAGTAATGTAGTACTATTCAGTGCTGCATTGTACTAACATAAGTGTTgctctttatttttattttttaaaataagcaTATTCACTATACAGTCTATATCCGTGCCTCTACCATTTCTTTTCTTGTCTGTAGACAAGGAGCAGCTGGaagttattttttatatattatgggCATGTTTGACATGGCTCCAACCGCTATCTTGTCCGAGGAGCTGGAGCCTGGAGCCGGAGTGGGTGGATCTGCCCTATAAAATacatactctctctgtctcaaaatatagcaacctagtatgTCCACATTCGGTAtactaggatatgtcccatctagtactaggttgctatattttgggacggtgggagtacCTTTTTCCAGCTTCACAAGTTTAGCTTCATATCAGGTTTGGAGCCTGTGataatttgaaaataaaccAGTGTAATAATGTCTTTAGTTTTGAACCTTGTGATGATACCACACTGACATGCCGGTATAATACTGCCAAATAGAGTGACCGGGCTTGCAACAAACATACTTCGAGAAGTCGGTAGCTTCTGCCATCCCGTATGATCCGAGAGGTTCACACACGAACAACGTTGGTGTCGAACCGCGCGGACACCATGCAAGGGGAGATAAAGAGCACTAAAATGGTTCATATTCTATTTGCGTGCAGCAAAGATCTAAATTCCAGATGTCTGCAGAAAGATTATTCTATGTTCTCTCTTCAGTTTAAAGAACACAAGAAGAGATAAGCGTGGGAGCAAAGAGGAGCAGAGGTTACAGAGCAGACCAGGCCGGATAAATGGGTGTCCCTCACCCAACCTTGAGCAGGCGACAACGACACGCTCGGGGGAAGGAAGCAGCTGGTGGTGACCCGCGCAGAGCAGCGAAGCTATCGAGGGACTACGGGTACAGGAGGACGCCCCTTCCCCTTAGGCAGCGAAGGTTGGATGGTGGCGTCCTAAGCACAGAGGTCGGGGGAGGACACCAAAGATGCGGATGATGTAGAAGAGGAGTTGGGGCGGCGTGCAAGGGGCAGGGTCCCATCGGCAAGGCTTGGGGATGGCTGCAGGGCAGCACCAGCGGCCTAACGGCGACTCTCGGCTTGCGTAGAGGTTGGGGAAGAGCAAGGTCCTAGTAGGATAAGTCCCTCAGTgcgccggcggtggagaaggTGTCGGGGTGGCGGGGTAGACAGGCGCTAGCGCTAGGTGGCGGCAACATGGTAGGAGAGGTCAGCGTGAGGATCTTGGTGAAGATGACTTAAGCAGAGGAAGTTGAGGTGGAGGAACCGATGCCCCTGGTGGTAGCCATGCCGAAGCTTGTCCTGTGTCGGCGACGGCCTAGGCAAAAGTGGAGGCAAATCTTGGCAGCAACCACGGAGGAACAGATGGGCATTGGGAGCATCCGTGAGGATTGGTTTGCAAGCGCGAGTTGGCAGCGTGCTCAGGTGATGCTGGCCGGACCAGCGTCTCATAAAGAAAAATCCACCGAAGCCTTCcgtaattttttaagtatagatatagaaataaaaatcaCGTACTCGTACACTGATATTCTATCGGAATAGGAATAGGATGTCGTACCAAAAATTTTGTGCAGAAGTAGAGAAGAGATGTTTATAACACTACAGTTTACTCAGTTCCGTAAAGAAACACAAATTATCATTACTCTGTTTCAGCCGAGAACGTAGGgcgttcagaacttcagatatAAACCCCACATCGATAACTACCCTTACCCTCCCGTACCCTACTCGATCTCCCCTCCCCGTCTCCTCGCGAGTTCGATCGCCCACCGCCTGAGCCGATCCATCTCGCGCGATCCCGCGAgctgcgtcgccgtcgccgcctcctcctcctccatcatcATGGACTTGCTAGTGTCGCTCGTCGACCTCCTCTTCCCCCCCAGCCACCCTCCGGCCATGTACTCCATaaccgccgcgccggcgacggtgtCCCACCTCGTCAGGATCGACGGCTACTCCCGCACCAAGAACCTCCGCAGGGGAAGGTTCATCGAGGCCATGAACTTCACCGTCGGCGGCCACCGCTGGTTCATCCGGTTCTACCCCAACGGCCACGGCCCCCGCGATGTCGGCGTCGTCTCCGTCTACGTCGGCATCGCGGGCGCctaccgccgcggcggcggcgacgccaagCCGGTCATCGCCGACGCCAGGTTCAGCCTCGTGGACCGCGACgggaggccggcgccgccgtcgttcgtcCAGGGCATGCCCGCCGTCGACTTCTCCGGGAACGACTTCGGGATGAACATCAAGAGGGCGGAGCTCGAGACGTCGGGGTTTCTCAAGGACGACGGCTTCCTCGTCCGCTGCGAACTCGGATTCGTCAacagcgccggcgacggcgacggccgcagAGGGGTTCAGATCAAGGAGGGGATCAAGGTGCCACCGCCCAACCtgcaccgccacctcgccgATCTCCTCTGGAAGAACCAATCCAGCGGCGACGTCTTCATCGAGGTCCAGGGGAAGACGTTCACGGCGCACCGGTGGATGCTCGCGGCGAGATCGCCGGTCATGGCGGCCGAGCTCTCGTCATCCGACTCCGACGACGCGGccgacaccgacgccgacgccaccaAGAACACAATGATGACGCTGCgcgtcgacgacgacatggACGCCGAGACGTTCAGGGCGCTGCTCCACTTCATCTACACcgacgcgctgccgccgccgccccagcccCGCGCCCGCGACACGAAGGCGaaggaggacgaggcggcggcggccgaggcggcgaggcggctgcacgcggcggcggcgaggtacgGGATGGAGAGGCTGCAGCTGATGTGCGAGGACGCGCTGTGCAGGAGCCTGAGCGTCCTCACGGTGGCGTCGACGCTGGTGTTCGCGGAGAAGCACGGATGCCGCGTGCTCAAGGCGGCGTGCCTGGACTTCCTCTCGTGCAAGAGGAAGCTGAGGCAGGTGACGAGGCTGGACGATGACTTCCGTCTGCTCACCACCACTTGCCCTTCCGTTATCAAGGAGCTCTTCGCGCAGGTCTTGAAGTAGACAAGACACATAACATAATATAACATAAtatgagatttgctccggttaaaaaaaaatatctcgagATATCGATACCTCACCTCACGGCACAAAATTATTTCCAATTGTTGGATCTAGCTACGTATAATGTGCATTGTTAGATTCAACGATCGGAAATGATTTGGTATCATGAGATACCGGTATctcaagatatttttttttaaccggaGTAAATCTCAAATAATATAGGTTTCCATTGGTATCTTGGAATTAAACATATGCCGGTAGTTTTCGTATTCGTTTATTATAACGTGGAGAGTATAATGACAAAAAAGATTCTCTCAATATTGGTTCGCAAAACTATGTTTTGTCTAGCTTGATTGTTCAAATGGGCTCTTGGCTCTGTGCTATGTTCAGATATGCATTTTTTAAGTTAGGATGAGGGGTGAACACATAAACTTTCACGTATACACACTGCCAACACTTACTAACaaatattactaacatttctATGTAGAAATACTActttcgtctcaaaatataacaattttttgtTGGATGGGATATAtttctatccagattcatagtgtTAGGATATGTCTCATCCacctaaaaaatattatattttagaatggagggagtacatatgcttaaattttagaacataagagtaaaaaac
The nucleotide sequence above comes from Oryza glaberrima chromosome 11, OglaRS2, whole genome shotgun sequence. Encoded proteins:
- the LOC127753944 gene encoding BTB/POZ and MATH domain-containing protein 2-like, whose product is MYSITAAPATVSHLVRIDGYSRTKNLRRGRFIEAMNFTVGGHRWFIRFYPNGHGPRDVGVVSVYVGIAGAYRRGGGDAKPVIADARFSLVDRDGRPAPPSFVQGMPAVDFSGNDFGMNIKRAELETSGFLKDDGFLVRCELGFVNSAGDGDGRRGVQIKEGIKVPPPNLHRHLADLLWKNQSSGDVFIEVQGKTFTAHRWMLAARSPVMAAELSSSDSDDAADTDADATKNTMMTLRVDDDMDAETFRALLHFIYTDALPPPPQPRARDTKAKEDEAAAAEAARRLHAAAARYGMERLQLMCEDALCRSLSVLTVASTLVFAEKHGCRVLKAACLDFLSCKRKLRQVTRLDDDFRLLTTTCPSVIKELFAQVLK